In the genome of Leucobacter luti, one region contains:
- a CDS encoding carbohydrate kinase family protein has product MIAVAGDLVEDIVVWANDDIAHGTDTRSKIFRVRGGSAANVATAIASHGGQPRLLTRVGDDGVGERLVSDLGRAGVETLAQRGGSTGTIVILIDREGERTMLPDRATAKEIEPFDPAWLDEVAWLHLPLYGFETPREAAVFRALCAEAAVRGVPVSVDVSSAGLITWLGADRVHTILDEIGPQLVFANDDEAALLALEGAHPPPGRTVVVKHGNAPVVISSAGGQVEVPVPAISEVTDTTGAGDHFAAGFLVAYVSGAAFEAAARAGIAAASEVLRHPGAHLAG; this is encoded by the coding sequence ATGATCGCCGTCGCAGGAGATCTCGTCGAGGACATCGTTGTGTGGGCGAATGACGACATCGCTCACGGAACAGACACGCGTTCAAAGATCTTCCGAGTGCGCGGCGGCAGCGCGGCCAATGTCGCGACCGCCATTGCGTCACACGGCGGACAGCCGCGGCTCCTCACCCGCGTCGGCGACGACGGGGTCGGCGAGCGATTGGTCTCGGATCTGGGCCGCGCCGGTGTGGAAACTCTCGCTCAGCGGGGTGGCTCGACCGGCACGATCGTGATCCTGATTGACCGAGAAGGCGAGCGCACGATGCTGCCCGATCGGGCCACAGCGAAGGAGATCGAGCCCTTCGATCCAGCCTGGCTCGATGAGGTCGCCTGGCTCCATCTGCCGCTCTACGGCTTCGAGACCCCCCGAGAAGCCGCCGTATTCCGCGCGCTCTGCGCCGAAGCCGCAGTGCGCGGGGTTCCCGTAAGCGTCGACGTCTCATCTGCCGGGCTCATCACCTGGCTCGGCGCAGATCGAGTGCACACAATCCTCGACGAAATCGGGCCGCAGCTCGTGTTCGCAAATGACGATGAAGCCGCACTGCTTGCGCTCGAGGGGGCGCATCCTCCGCCTGGGCGCACCGTTGTTGTAAAGCACGGCAACGCACCGGTTGTCATCAGCTCAGCGGGTGGTCAGGTCGAAGTGCCGGTGCCCGCTATTTCCGAGGTGACCGACACCACGGGGGCGGGGGATCACTTCGCTGCCGGGTTTCTCGTGGCGTACGTCAGCGGCGCAGCGTTCGAGGCAGCCGCACGTGCTGGTATCGCTGCGGCGTCTGAGGTGCTGCGCCACCCAGGCGCTCATCTCGCAGGGTAG
- a CDS encoding pseudouridine-5'-phosphate glycosidase, with protein MTQAVQVSTEVRDAVRDGRPVLALESTILTHGLPRPANEELALETEERVRAAGVIPATIGLVDGVPTVGLSTDELVALSRDDRAVKASLRDVPIAMAKGLSAGTTVAATAYLAVQAGVRVFSTGGLGGVHRGAAHTFDESADLGALAELPLVVVSAGVKSILDIGLTLERLETLGLSVVGYGTTDYPGFYVADSGFDIEYAVGSPDEVARIATARDALGVRSTLLVANPVSAELQLSPELHDRVLAEALAAADSQGVHGHDSTPFLLDYFTKSTGGESMAANLVAYRGNVDLGAQVALALQALSGPNATEASSTAGASAR; from the coding sequence ATGACACAAGCCGTACAAGTTTCCACTGAGGTCCGCGATGCGGTGCGCGATGGGCGCCCGGTGCTGGCACTCGAGTCCACGATCCTCACACACGGACTCCCTCGACCGGCGAACGAGGAACTCGCGCTGGAGACCGAGGAGCGCGTCCGAGCAGCCGGCGTCATCCCCGCCACAATCGGTCTCGTCGACGGCGTCCCGACCGTCGGGCTCTCGACCGACGAGCTGGTCGCGCTGTCTCGCGACGACCGCGCAGTGAAGGCGAGTCTGCGCGACGTGCCGATCGCAATGGCAAAGGGATTGAGCGCCGGCACCACCGTTGCGGCAACCGCCTATCTCGCGGTGCAGGCCGGAGTGCGCGTGTTCTCCACCGGCGGCCTGGGCGGAGTGCACCGAGGTGCAGCACACACCTTCGACGAGTCGGCTGATCTCGGCGCGCTCGCCGAACTCCCACTCGTCGTCGTGAGTGCCGGCGTGAAATCGATTCTCGACATCGGGCTCACCCTCGAACGGCTGGAGACACTGGGACTTTCGGTGGTCGGGTATGGCACCACCGATTACCCCGGATTCTACGTTGCGGATTCTGGCTTCGACATCGAGTACGCTGTCGGCAGCCCAGACGAGGTGGCACGGATCGCCACCGCCCGCGATGCACTCGGCGTGCGCTCGACGCTACTCGTGGCGAATCCCGTGTCTGCGGAACTGCAGTTGTCGCCTGAGTTGCACGACCGAGTGCTCGCCGAAGCCCTCGCGGCTGCCGACTCGCAGGGTGTGCACGGCCACGATTCAACACCGTTCTTGCTCGACTACTTCACGAAATCGACCGGTGGCGAAAGCATGGCGGCAAACCTCGTCGCGTACCGCGGGAATGTGGATCTCGGAGCCCAAGTGGCGCTCGCACTCCAGGCCCTGAGCGGGCCAAATGCGACAGAAGCTTCAAGCACAGCCGGCGCGTCAGCGCGATGA
- a CDS encoding LacI family DNA-binding transcriptional regulator — MAGRVDVARLAGVSPAVVSYVLNGSHPVAAGTRERVVAAIDELGYRPNALARSLATARTHTLGLLLPESANPYFARLSSAIEDAAFDAGFAVLLGNGSDNAARELGYIRAFLDRRVDGIIAVPGGEFLEGWRELESARVPAVSLDRLQQGINLPSVVVDNTGGASAATAHLIDHGRTRIACITGIAEVSSAQERMLGWRETLVAAGLPAAEHRLARADFSVEAGHSATLALLARDPEIDAIFAGSDTQAVGVLRALADLGLRAGQDVAIVSFDGTPLSDYTTPRLTTMAQPYAEIATEVVRMLLNLIEDPHQERSALHRVLHTTLIPRDTCGCGPAASAPQHAPPA; from the coding sequence ATGGCTGGTCGCGTTGACGTCGCTCGCCTCGCCGGTGTGAGCCCAGCCGTGGTGTCCTATGTGCTCAACGGTTCGCACCCGGTGGCAGCCGGAACCCGTGAACGCGTCGTTGCGGCGATCGACGAGCTCGGGTACCGACCCAACGCGCTGGCCCGGAGCCTAGCGACGGCTCGCACACACACGCTTGGCCTGCTGCTCCCGGAGTCGGCGAACCCCTATTTTGCGAGGTTGTCCTCCGCGATTGAGGATGCGGCATTTGATGCAGGTTTCGCCGTGCTGCTCGGCAACGGGAGCGACAACGCAGCCCGCGAACTGGGCTATATTCGAGCGTTCCTCGATCGGCGTGTTGATGGCATCATCGCGGTACCCGGTGGGGAGTTTTTGGAAGGGTGGCGCGAGCTCGAATCAGCGCGGGTCCCCGCGGTGTCGCTTGACCGCCTGCAGCAGGGAATCAACCTCCCCTCAGTCGTGGTCGATAACACCGGCGGCGCGAGTGCGGCGACCGCACACCTCATCGACCACGGACGCACACGCATCGCGTGTATTACCGGCATCGCCGAGGTGTCGTCGGCGCAAGAGCGTATGCTCGGCTGGCGCGAGACACTTGTGGCGGCGGGCCTGCCTGCCGCAGAGCATCGGCTCGCGCGTGCTGACTTCAGTGTTGAAGCCGGGCACTCGGCCACGCTCGCGCTGCTAGCGCGTGATCCGGAGATCGACGCGATATTTGCAGGCTCCGATACGCAGGCAGTGGGGGTGCTCCGGGCACTTGCCGACCTGGGGCTTCGTGCTGGCCAAGACGTCGCAATCGTGAGTTTCGACGGCACGCCGCTCAGCGACTACACCACTCCGCGTCTCACTACGATGGCGCAGCCGTATGCGGAAATCGCCACCGAAGTGGTGCGCATGTTGCTGAATCTCATCGAGGATCCGCATCAGGAGCGCAGCGCACTGCACCGTGTGCTGCACACCACGCTGATCCCGCGCGATACCTGCGGCTGCGGCCCAGCGGCCAGCGCGCCGCAGCACGCGCCGCCTGCGTAG
- a CDS encoding BMP family protein, with product MNKHIYGAVALAAVAALALSGCSASGGSDAGGGGDKESYAVANVVNGNLGDQGFFDDSETGMTTLKEQGVTTKTLQADANNQSQWKANVESVSTGKYDVVVVGTWQMNDILADAAKKYPKQHYVIYDSMVEGDNIASILYAQNEGSFLAGVLAATTVKNQTGLAAGAKNVGVVGGQDAVPITEFVAGFEAGVKAVDPEMEVQKAFVGDYVNSTKAYDQATAMYQKGAGVVYTVAGQAGLGALKAAKESNKFAIGVDSNQNQIQPGHILASMRKFIGNSIVTAVDADQNGELKYGETATYNLENDGVGLDFENNDDLVPEDVMKSVEDYKAKIISGEITVPTE from the coding sequence ATGAACAAGCACATCTATGGAGCCGTGGCGCTTGCCGCGGTCGCAGCGCTCGCGCTGAGCGGCTGCAGCGCGTCCGGGGGAAGCGACGCCGGGGGTGGCGGTGACAAGGAATCGTACGCGGTCGCCAACGTCGTCAACGGCAACCTGGGGGACCAGGGCTTCTTTGACGACTCCGAGACAGGCATGACCACTCTGAAGGAGCAGGGCGTCACCACGAAGACACTGCAGGCCGATGCGAACAACCAGTCGCAGTGGAAGGCCAACGTGGAATCCGTCTCCACCGGTAAGTACGACGTCGTTGTCGTGGGCACCTGGCAGATGAACGATATTCTCGCCGACGCGGCAAAGAAGTACCCGAAGCAGCACTATGTGATCTACGACTCCATGGTCGAGGGCGACAATATTGCGTCAATTCTGTACGCACAGAACGAGGGGTCATTCCTCGCAGGCGTGCTCGCTGCTACCACGGTGAAGAACCAGACCGGCCTCGCTGCAGGCGCCAAGAACGTCGGTGTGGTGGGCGGCCAGGACGCTGTACCGATCACCGAGTTCGTCGCTGGCTTCGAGGCTGGTGTCAAAGCGGTTGATCCGGAGATGGAAGTCCAGAAGGCGTTCGTCGGGGATTATGTGAACTCGACGAAGGCGTACGATCAGGCCACGGCGATGTACCAGAAGGGCGCTGGCGTGGTGTACACCGTTGCTGGCCAGGCTGGGCTTGGTGCGTTGAAGGCAGCGAAGGAGTCGAATAAGTTCGCGATCGGCGTCGATAGCAACCAGAACCAGATCCAGCCGGGCCACATTCTGGCCTCGATGCGTAAGTTCATCGGCAACTCGATCGTGACCGCGGTCGACGCCGACCAGAATGGCGAGCTGAAGTACGGCGAGACGGCAACCTACAACCTCGAAAACGATGGCGTTGGCCTTGATTTTGAGAACAATGATGACCTGGTGCCAGAGGACGTCATGAAGTCCGTTGAGGACTACAAGGCGAAGATCATCTCGGGCGAGATCACGGTCCCCACCGAGTAA
- a CDS encoding ATP-binding cassette domain-containing protein: protein MSEPTPILELRGITKTFGDKVANEDISLSFLPGRVHAIVGENGAGKTTLVNMISGNLQPDLGTIFFEGAEATVENPNRADELGIGMVHQHFKLVPSLTVAANIFLGKELTTGMGRLDQKGMQSKVRELAERFGLAIDPDDRVEDLSVGERQRVEILKALSHDTRLLILDEPTAVLTPAEAGELFIVVRQLAERGCAIVFISHKLGEVLAIADDISVIRDGRVVGTQPAAGLTQTDIATMMVGRDVLLRIKHTPADPRDEVLSVEDLSAVDARGIIALKGVSLSIRRGEVVGIAGVEGNGQSELTSAIAGMIDVPRGTIRISGTDVTRATVAKRREIGLAYVPEDRHEEGAGPGLSIAENIAATKLRAPLVRFGWLSLAKMRELSQKLIAMFDVRGATPTTKIGELSGGNMQKVIIAREFTSDPELLVISQPTRGVDVGAMEFVHNSIVAARDRGAGVLLVSADLGEVMSLSDRLLVMFRGEFIAEFTQDNMSETAVGLAMAGTRPTPEALAEAVAEHARVADELGLDTSAVSLVDASAESATVTESVRVAAPEFDTSAISIRDSREPRGQFFASFASRAFESAKQPVIAVLVALVIGVFVILAIGKNPFEAYVALFTSGWRESFGISNIVATFIPLAVISAATIVSFRAGFFNIGAEGQLYFGAFFGAIAGVASNGLPPFTVMLIVMVVGSLAGAAWGLLPGWLFAYWRVNIIVTTLLLSEVAKLVTRYLVTGPFKDPTAGYEASEKLPEGVQFTMFSPEYGIGPDLILALLAAVGIALLLGRTRWGLKVKQLGEMSRFAQYTGVSVKAMSIQVMMLSGAVAGFTGALLVLGPNGDRFIQAFSPGYGFLAITVALLARLNPWASLVAALFYATMMAGSTGLQEIDVPFPVVNVLQGIIIIAITATFVWNRKKKRVAVPASVVTERGAA from the coding sequence GTGTCAGAGCCGACACCGATTCTCGAGTTGCGCGGAATCACCAAGACCTTTGGCGACAAAGTCGCGAATGAGGACATCTCCCTCTCGTTCCTGCCCGGTCGCGTCCACGCCATCGTTGGCGAGAACGGTGCGGGCAAGACCACGCTCGTGAACATGATTTCGGGCAATCTGCAGCCCGACCTCGGCACCATCTTCTTCGAAGGTGCCGAAGCCACCGTTGAGAATCCGAACCGTGCGGACGAGCTGGGGATTGGCATGGTGCATCAGCACTTCAAGCTGGTTCCATCGCTCACCGTCGCGGCCAACATCTTCTTGGGCAAAGAGCTCACGACGGGCATGGGCCGCTTGGATCAGAAGGGCATGCAGTCCAAGGTGCGCGAGCTCGCCGAGCGCTTCGGCCTCGCGATCGATCCGGACGACAGAGTCGAAGACCTCTCGGTCGGGGAGCGACAGCGCGTTGAGATCCTGAAAGCGCTGTCCCACGATACCCGTCTCCTGATCCTCGACGAGCCGACCGCTGTGCTGACTCCGGCGGAGGCAGGCGAACTCTTCATCGTGGTGCGCCAGCTCGCGGAACGCGGCTGCGCCATCGTCTTCATTTCCCACAAACTCGGTGAGGTGCTTGCGATTGCCGACGACATCTCGGTGATTCGAGACGGCCGGGTGGTCGGTACACAGCCGGCCGCAGGGCTGACCCAGACCGACATCGCGACCATGATGGTCGGGCGTGACGTACTGCTGCGCATCAAGCACACCCCCGCTGATCCGCGCGATGAAGTGCTCAGCGTCGAGGATCTCAGCGCCGTTGACGCTCGCGGCATCATCGCCCTCAAGGGAGTCTCGCTCAGCATTCGGCGAGGCGAAGTTGTTGGCATCGCCGGAGTAGAGGGCAACGGTCAATCTGAACTCACCTCAGCCATCGCAGGAATGATCGATGTGCCGCGCGGCACGATCCGGATCTCGGGCACGGATGTGACTCGCGCAACTGTGGCCAAGCGTCGCGAAATTGGCCTCGCCTATGTGCCAGAGGATCGGCACGAAGAGGGCGCAGGCCCCGGCCTCTCCATCGCAGAGAACATTGCGGCCACGAAGCTGCGTGCCCCGCTGGTGCGATTTGGCTGGCTCTCGCTCGCGAAGATGCGGGAGCTCTCCCAGAAACTCATCGCCATGTTTGACGTGCGTGGTGCGACTCCGACGACGAAGATTGGCGAGCTCTCCGGCGGCAACATGCAGAAGGTGATCATCGCGCGCGAGTTCACCTCAGATCCCGAACTCCTCGTGATCTCACAGCCGACGCGAGGGGTCGACGTCGGCGCGATGGAGTTCGTGCACAACTCCATCGTCGCGGCGCGTGACCGTGGCGCTGGAGTATTGCTCGTTTCAGCCGACCTCGGCGAGGTGATGAGCCTTTCGGATCGCTTGCTCGTCATGTTCCGCGGCGAATTCATCGCAGAGTTCACGCAGGACAACATGAGCGAAACCGCGGTCGGGCTCGCGATGGCCGGCACTCGTCCGACGCCGGAGGCACTCGCGGAGGCCGTCGCGGAGCACGCGCGCGTCGCCGATGAGCTCGGACTCGACACCTCCGCGGTTTCGCTGGTGGATGCGTCTGCAGAGAGTGCGACGGTGACCGAGAGCGTGCGTGTCGCCGCTCCGGAATTCGACACTTCAGCGATCTCGATTCGAGACAGCAGGGAGCCGCGCGGGCAGTTCTTCGCGAGCTTTGCCAGCCGCGCATTCGAAAGCGCAAAACAGCCGGTGATCGCCGTGCTTGTGGCGCTCGTGATCGGCGTGTTCGTGATCCTCGCCATCGGGAAGAATCCCTTCGAGGCGTATGTCGCCCTCTTTACGTCCGGCTGGCGAGAGTCGTTTGGAATCTCGAACATCGTCGCCACATTCATCCCGCTCGCGGTAATCTCAGCGGCGACGATCGTCTCGTTCCGGGCTGGCTTCTTTAACATTGGTGCGGAGGGCCAACTGTACTTCGGCGCGTTCTTTGGCGCGATTGCCGGTGTCGCGAGTAACGGTCTGCCGCCGTTCACGGTGATGCTCATCGTCATGGTGGTGGGGTCACTCGCTGGGGCCGCATGGGGCCTGTTGCCAGGCTGGCTATTCGCATACTGGCGGGTCAACATCATCGTCACAACTCTGCTGCTCTCCGAGGTGGCCAAGCTGGTGACGCGCTACCTGGTGACGGGGCCGTTCAAGGACCCGACCGCTGGCTACGAAGCTTCCGAGAAGCTGCCGGAGGGAGTGCAATTCACCATGTTCAGTCCCGAGTACGGGATTGGGCCCGACCTGATCCTCGCGCTGCTGGCAGCTGTCGGCATCGCGCTGCTGCTCGGCAGGACGCGCTGGGGGCTCAAAGTGAAGCAGCTCGGAGAGATGAGCCGCTTCGCACAGTACACCGGCGTCTCGGTGAAGGCGATGTCGATTCAGGTCATGATGCTCTCGGGTGCAGTGGCAGGGTTCACGGGAGCACTCCTCGTGCTCGGCCCGAACGGTGATCGATTCATTCAGGCGTTCTCGCCCGGCTACGGCTTCCTCGCGATCACCGTCGCACTGCTGGCCCGGCTGAACCCGTGGGCGTCGCTCGTCGCGGCGCTGTTCTACGCCACGATGATGGCCGGGAGCACCGGGCTCCAGGAGATCGACGTGCCGTTCCCCGTTGTGAATGTGCTGCAGGGCATCATCATCATCGCGATCACCGCCACCTTCGTGTGGAACCGCAAGAAGAAGCGCGTCGCCGTCCCCGCGAGCGTAGTGACTGAAAGGGGCGCAGCCTGA
- a CDS encoding ABC transporter permease, which produces MDPFAFSMAILAVILLKVTPILLAAIGGSFTQTGNVLNIGLEGMMLMGAFAAVSVGALTNAFVGIFAALIAGVVMAVIFAVAALTFKADVIVVGIGINLLAAGLAVLLLTVLYGNAGATPPGVQANLPRIDLGFIGDIPILGTLLNNQTILVWVALLAVPAYAFVLYRTRYGVHLRAVGEDEPAALAAGINVFRVKFISILLSGAFAGVAGAQLAMATVGTFTSGMTASRGFIAVAALTFGLARPYRTMIACLIFGIAEALADQLGLLGVNSSLSLTMPYIITIVALVFASVRVRAALKARTKKALQAADAATAGPATPAAA; this is translated from the coding sequence ATGGATCCATTCGCGTTTAGCATGGCAATCCTTGCCGTCATCCTCCTCAAAGTCACGCCGATCCTGCTCGCGGCGATCGGCGGCTCGTTCACCCAAACAGGCAACGTGCTCAACATTGGTCTCGAGGGCATGATGCTCATGGGGGCGTTCGCCGCCGTCTCAGTCGGAGCGCTCACGAACGCATTTGTCGGCATCTTCGCCGCGCTTATCGCCGGGGTGGTTATGGCGGTGATTTTTGCGGTCGCCGCGCTCACGTTCAAAGCTGACGTGATCGTGGTCGGAATCGGTATCAATCTGCTCGCTGCTGGGCTCGCGGTGCTGCTGCTCACGGTGCTCTACGGCAACGCAGGAGCGACACCACCCGGAGTGCAAGCCAACCTGCCGCGCATCGATCTCGGCTTCATTGGAGACATTCCGATTCTCGGCACCCTGCTCAACAACCAGACCATCCTGGTCTGGGTCGCACTGCTTGCTGTGCCGGCGTACGCGTTCGTGCTGTATCGCACCAGATACGGGGTGCACCTGCGTGCGGTCGGGGAGGACGAGCCTGCTGCGCTCGCTGCAGGCATCAACGTGTTCCGGGTGAAGTTCATCTCCATCCTGCTCTCCGGGGCGTTCGCCGGTGTCGCCGGTGCGCAGCTCGCGATGGCAACTGTCGGCACCTTCACCTCGGGGATGACCGCGTCTCGTGGCTTCATCGCAGTCGCGGCGCTCACCTTCGGTCTCGCGCGACCGTACCGCACGATGATCGCATGTTTGATCTTCGGCATCGCGGAGGCGCTCGCGGACCAGCTCGGCCTGCTCGGGGTGAACTCGTCGCTCTCGCTCACGATGCCGTACATCATCACGATCGTGGCCCTCGTGTTCGCATCGGTGCGAGTGCGCGCCGCGCTGAAGGCCAGGACGAAAAAGGCGTTGCAGGCCGCCGATGCTGCAACTGCGGGCCCCGCCACTCCGGCAGCAGCGTAG